TAAGGCAAAGGCCTCTCCATGAATTGGGCGTTCATGGGAAGAGCCAGATGCAGCGCCAGCGCCGCCAGCGCGGACATCGCCGGTAGAAAAGCAAGAACGGCGCCGCAGTCGAGCCGCACGGTGACATCTCCCAACCGACGTTTCGGGAAAATGCACGAACTTTGAACTGCTTTTGTGGAGTCCGACTCATTGATGGACATGGTTCACCTCAACAATACCGACTGTTGTAAAAATCGCTACAGGAACTGCGCCGGCCGCACGACCCTCGCTACAGCCCGCGATGTCGTTCGTCCCGGGGGAGCGCTGAATGCCTCGGGGACAGCTCTCCGGCACTCCAATTTCGAAGGAGTTCATTTGCCCAACAGGGCGGCGCCGACAGCGCCGGCAAAACGGGCGTCCGGGGTCGTGCGCACCGGCGCATGCAGGGCCTCGGACAGCTTGCGCAGTATCATGGCGCTGTCGCAGAAACCTCCGGTCAGAAAGTAAGCGCCCGCTGCACCCTTCCGTGCCGCCTGCACCGCGACCTTGGCAACGACGGATTTGACAGCTCCGCAGGCAATGTCTTCCCTCGGCGTACCCAATCCCATCAGGCTGACGATCTCCGACTCGGCGAAGACCGTACACATCGAGGAGATCGTGATTTCCCGTCCGCGTTCCGCCAGCGCGAACAACTCGGGCAGGGTGACTCCCATGCGGTTGGCCATGATCTCCAGAAACTTGCCTGTCCCGGCGGAACATTTGTCGTTCATGACGAAGTCCACGACACGGCCGTTCCGGACGAGGATCACCTTGGTATCTTGGCCGCCAATGTCGACGACAGTGAGGTGGTTCTCGCCCCCAAGGAAGCAGGCTCCTTTGCCATGGCAGGTGATCTCCGTCAGGATATCGTCAGCGTAGGGGACGGAGACCCGTCCGTACCCCGTCGCCGTGACGCGGAGTTCTTCCCGCGTATACCCCAGAGAGAGCAGCCAGGCCAGGATTTCAGCGGCTGTCTCCCTGCTGTTCCAGCCACTGGGCATGAGCTTCCGGGCCAGGATCTCGTTTTTTGCGGCATCCATGACCACCGTTTTGCTTGCCGTGGAGCCGATGTCGATGCCCACATAGTACATTGCGCTACCTCCTCTCTCTTCGCAGAAACACCCACTCCGACTCCATGCTCTCCGGGCGGGGCGGTTACGCCATCATCTCGATGAAAGCCCCCAGCCGGGTCTCGATCTGCCCCCGGTCTGACGGAGAGAAATCGGTGTCGATGCGAAGATAGGGAAGCCCGAGCTCCTCGTAAATCGTGTTTTTCGTGTGCCAGGCCTCTACGGCAAATGTGTGGCAACCATGCAAGACCACTTCAATGACCCCGTCCACTTGGTACTCCGAGACCAGGTGCTTGAGATCGTCGAATCGGCCTTTGTTGGGCGTCATCACGGAGCAGTTGATCTTGAGGTAACGCTCAGCCAGGGCTTCGTAAGGATCTTTTTCCTCGTCGACCATAAAGCGGAGCGTGCGCGGCCCGGCGCAATGATCTGAACAGACGTAATCGGCTCCCATCTCTTCCACCCGGCGGACCAGCTTCTCGCGCAGACCCGTGTTGGGACAGCCCGTCAGCAGGACGCGCGGGCGGTTTTCAGCCCCTGCGCGCACGCGACTTTTGAACTCCCGCGTCTTCTCCTCCAGTTTCTCGATAAGGCTGTCGTCCGTAAAATGGAAGTCGGCGGACTCCGAGATCGTGGTGAGCTCGTACCCTGACACAGGGGTCGGTTTGGCCTTGGCTA
Above is a genomic segment from Pyramidobacter piscolens W5455 containing:
- a CDS encoding acyl-CoA dehydratase activase, coding for MYYVGIDIGSTASKTVVMDAAKNEILARKLMPSGWNSRETAAEILAWLLSLGYTREELRVTATGYGRVSVPYADDILTEITCHGKGACFLGGENHLTVVDIGGQDTKVILVRNGRVVDFVMNDKCSAGTGKFLEIMANRMGVTLPELFALAERGREITISSMCTVFAESEIVSLMGLGTPREDIACGAVKSVVAKVAVQAARKGAAGAYFLTGGFCDSAMILRKLSEALHAPVRTTPDARFAGAVGAALLGK
- a CDS encoding double-cubane-cluster-containing anaerobic reductase, with product MLELPKNFESYDEKRRNAFLALYEEKKKGKKVVGTFCSYTPTELIHAAGAIPVGLCGNSEQGILEAETRLPKTLCPLIKSSYGLAMTDQCPFFYFSDGVLAETTCDGKKKMYELLGELKPVHVMKLPQGKDHALALESWAEEIRLGAKFLEELFDVKITEEKLHDAIVYRNRVRKALIELYEVAKAKPTPVSGYELTTISESADFHFTDDSLIEKLEEKTREFKSRVRAGAENRPRVLLTGCPNTGLREKLVRRVEEMGADYVCSDHCAGPRTLRFMVDEEKDPYEALAERYLKINCSVMTPNKGRFDDLKHLVSEYQVDGVIEVVLHGCHTFAVEAWHTKNTIYEELGLPYLRIDTDFSPSDRGQIETRLGAFIEMMA